A single genomic interval of Syntrophobotulus glycolicus DSM 8271 harbors:
- a CDS encoding F0F1 ATP synthase subunit epsilon — protein sequence MAGSFTLNVVSPNGAIFNDEVEFLVVPGEDGELGILPNHSPLMATLNIGVIRITQNGKVNRMALSGGFMEVGGNKVTLLAESAELADTIDIVRAKAAKERAEQRLASKSAEIDMVRAELALLRAVARLKAAEITKH from the coding sequence ATGGCTGGATCATTCACTCTTAATGTCGTATCACCTAATGGTGCAATTTTTAATGATGAAGTGGAATTCCTGGTGGTTCCCGGAGAGGACGGGGAACTCGGGATTCTGCCTAACCACTCTCCATTGATGGCGACTCTTAATATTGGAGTAATCCGGATTACCCAAAACGGCAAGGTCAATAGAATGGCTTTGAGCGGCGGCTTTATGGAAGTAGGCGGCAATAAGGTTACCCTTTTAGCCGAATCAGCCGAACTGGCGGATACCATTGATATTGTCAGGGCTAAAGCGGCTAAAGAAAGAGCCGAACAGCGTCTGGCGTCAAAAAGCGCAGAGATTGATATGGTTCGGGCGGAACTTGCTTTGCTCAGAGCGGTAGCCCGTTTGAAAGCTGCCGAAATCACCAAGCATTGA
- the atpD gene encoding F0F1 ATP synthase subunit beta — protein sequence MSNIGKVVQVMGPVVDIEFAPDALPEIYSAITIKSEEKKMDLTLEVAQHLGNDTVRCVAMSSTDGLTREMEAVNTGAPISVSVGPETLGRMVNVLGKAIDNLPEIDSGKKYPIHRKAPKYVDQMTTDTILETGIKVVDLLAPYAKGGKIGLFGGAGVGKTVLIQELINNIATQHGGLSVFAGVGERTREGNDLWNEMKESGVISKMAMVFGQMNEPPGARLRVALSGLTMAEYFRDDQGQDVLLFIDNIFRFTQAGSEVSALLGRMPSAVGYQPTLATEMGNLQERITSTKKGSITSVQAIYVPADDLTDPAPATAFAHLDATTVLSRAITEIGIYPAVDPLDSTSQLLTPNIVGAEHYEVARGVQIILQRYKELQDIIAILGMDELSEDDKLLVQRARRIQIFLSQPFSVAETFTGMKGKYVPLKETIRSFKEILDGKHDDLPEEAFRFVGVIEEAVEKAKQMGVV from the coding sequence GTGTCTAATATAGGTAAAGTCGTTCAAGTTATGGGTCCGGTAGTTGACATTGAGTTTGCTCCCGATGCTCTGCCAGAGATCTATAGCGCAATCACGATTAAAAGTGAAGAAAAGAAAATGGATTTGACACTGGAAGTAGCCCAGCATCTCGGTAATGATACCGTGCGCTGTGTTGCGATGTCTTCGACTGACGGTTTGACAAGAGAAATGGAAGCAGTTAATACAGGTGCGCCAATCTCAGTTTCCGTTGGCCCGGAGACATTAGGAAGAATGGTTAATGTTTTAGGGAAAGCGATTGATAATCTACCGGAAATTGATTCCGGAAAGAAATATCCTATTCATCGTAAAGCACCTAAGTATGTAGATCAGATGACCACAGATACGATCCTGGAAACAGGAATTAAAGTTGTTGACTTACTTGCTCCCTATGCCAAAGGTGGTAAGATCGGACTGTTTGGTGGTGCTGGAGTTGGTAAGACGGTTCTAATTCAGGAATTGATCAATAATATTGCTACCCAGCATGGTGGTCTTTCCGTGTTCGCTGGTGTAGGGGAACGTACTCGTGAAGGAAACGATCTTTGGAATGAAATGAAAGAATCCGGAGTTATCAGCAAGATGGCGATGGTGTTCGGTCAGATGAATGAACCGCCCGGCGCCCGTCTCCGTGTAGCACTGTCCGGACTGACTATGGCCGAGTATTTCCGTGATGATCAAGGTCAGGACGTACTGCTCTTTATTGATAACATTTTCCGGTTTACCCAGGCCGGTTCAGAAGTGTCCGCACTCTTGGGCCGTATGCCTTCAGCCGTTGGTTATCAGCCGACACTGGCTACGGAAATGGGTAACTTGCAAGAACGTATCACATCAACGAAGAAGGGTTCAATCACTTCCGTTCAGGCCATCTATGTGCCGGCCGATGACTTGACTGACCCCGCTCCGGCGACTGCGTTCGCGCATCTGGATGCAACCACGGTTCTTAGTCGTGCTATTACAGAAATTGGTATCTATCCTGCTGTCGACCCCTTGGATTCCACATCTCAGCTTCTGACTCCTAATATTGTGGGAGCTGAGCATTATGAAGTAGCCCGCGGGGTGCAAATAATTTTGCAGCGTTATAAGGAATTGCAGGATATTATCGCTATTCTTGGTATGGACGAGCTTTCTGAAGACGATAAGTTATTGGTACAAAGAGCCCGCCGTATTCAGATATTCCTTTCACAGCCGTTCTCAGTTGCTGAAACATTCACCGGTATGAAAGGAAAGTATGTTCCACTTAAAGAGACAATTCGCAGCTTTAAGGAAATTCTGGACGGAAAACACGACGATCTGCCGGAAGAAGCATTCCGATTTGTCGGTGTTATTGAAGAGGCTGTAGAGAAGGCTAAACAGATGGGAGTTGTATAA
- the atpA gene encoding F0F1 ATP synthase subunit alpha, producing MNLRPEEISSIIKQQIERYENALEVVDVGTVIQVGDGIARIYGLKKAMSGELLEFPGGIYGMAMNLEEDNIGCVILGPYETIKEGDQVKRTGRIMEVPVGDALIGRVVNVLGQPLDGKGEIAASGYRPIESNAPGVVDRKSVHEPLQTGLKSIDSMVPIGRGQRELIIGDRQTGKTAVAVDTIINQKGQDCICIYVAIGQKQSTVASVVKKLEEHGAMEYSLVVVATASEPAPMLYIAPYSGCAMGEYFRDNGKHVLIIYDDLTKQAVAYRELSLLLKRPPGREAYPGDVFYLHSRLLERAAKLSPEKGSGSMTALPIIETQAGDVSAYIPTNVISITDGQIFLESDLFNSGFRPAINVGISVSRVGGSAQIKAMKQVAGQLRLDLASYRELAAFAQFGSDLDKATQARLTRGQKTMEILKQGQYTPMAVEEQVLVIFAATRGFIDDVPLERMKEFETEYLRFMRDQKSSIPEKIRIEKALSNELIKEIEEAIKQFKQGFLA from the coding sequence ATGAACTTGCGTCCGGAAGAAATCAGTTCAATCATTAAACAACAGATAGAACGCTATGAAAACGCCCTCGAAGTTGTTGATGTCGGTACGGTTATCCAGGTTGGTGACGGTATTGCACGTATTTACGGCCTGAAAAAAGCGATGTCAGGCGAGCTTCTTGAGTTTCCTGGCGGCATCTACGGTATGGCGATGAACTTGGAAGAAGATAATATCGGATGTGTTATCTTGGGGCCATACGAAACCATTAAAGAAGGAGACCAAGTCAAACGCACGGGCAGAATTATGGAAGTTCCCGTTGGCGATGCTTTGATTGGTCGTGTAGTAAATGTACTTGGTCAGCCGCTTGACGGCAAAGGTGAAATCGCTGCATCCGGTTATAGACCGATTGAATCCAATGCTCCCGGTGTTGTCGACAGAAAATCGGTACATGAACCGCTGCAGACAGGGTTGAAATCAATTGACTCCATGGTACCAATCGGCCGCGGACAACGCGAGTTGATCATTGGTGACCGTCAAACCGGTAAAACGGCAGTGGCTGTTGATACCATCATCAACCAAAAAGGCCAGGACTGTATTTGTATTTATGTAGCGATTGGCCAGAAACAGTCAACCGTTGCGAGTGTTGTGAAGAAACTGGAAGAGCATGGTGCTATGGAATATTCCTTAGTTGTCGTTGCTACGGCATCAGAACCGGCGCCGATGCTTTACATTGCACCATACTCCGGATGTGCTATGGGAGAATACTTCCGCGATAATGGCAAGCATGTTTTGATCATCTATGACGACCTGACCAAACAGGCTGTTGCCTATCGGGAACTTTCTCTGCTTTTGAAAAGACCTCCCGGTCGTGAAGCTTATCCCGGAGACGTATTCTATTTGCATTCCCGTTTGCTGGAACGTGCCGCTAAATTGTCTCCAGAAAAAGGCAGCGGGTCTATGACGGCTCTGCCCATCATTGAGACACAGGCCGGAGACGTATCGGCATATATCCCGACCAACGTGATTTCCATTACAGATGGTCAGATCTTCTTGGAATCAGACCTGTTCAATTCCGGTTTCCGTCCGGCGATCAACGTTGGTATTTCCGTATCCAGGGTTGGTGGTTCCGCACAGATTAAAGCGATGAAACAGGTTGCAGGACAGCTTCGTCTTGACCTGGCGTCTTACCGTGAATTGGCTGCCTTTGCCCAGTTCGGATCTGACTTGGATAAAGCGACTCAGGCCCGTCTGACTCGCGGTCAAAAAACCATGGAAATTTTGAAACAAGGGCAGTATACGCCAATGGCGGTTGAAGAGCAGGTGCTTGTTATTTTTGCGGCTACCCGTGGTTTTATTGATGATGTGCCTTTGGAAAGAATGAAAGAATTTGAAACAGAATACCTCCGCTTCATGCGCGATCAGAAATCATCTATACCGGAAAAAATCCGTATCGAAAAGGCTCTTTCCAATGAACTGATTAAAGAGATTGAAGAAGCGATCAAACAGTTCAAACAAGGCTTTTTGGCCTAA
- the atpB gene encoding F0F1 ATP synthase subunit A: protein MEHILLWHLGNGTFRAKTLMMTWIAMAILLIFVFLAVRNLTSGKPGKLQNILEWVIDLVKGLVAENMDYKKGAPMLSYLVTLIMFIFFSNMLGLIPNFFQPIFKHVEFAGLNEIFGHATLASPTADINTTMALALLTIIIVISLGIKHKGVHYFHHFIEPFPVFLPIHFIDLLSKPMTMAFRLFGNIFAGEVLISVILMLPGKSVFGGILPMPIWLGFSIFIGAIQSFVFTVLTIAYIAQAVSTDH, encoded by the coding sequence ATGGAGCATATTCTCCTTTGGCATCTGGGAAACGGGACATTTAGAGCAAAAACATTAATGATGACTTGGATAGCCATGGCTATTTTGCTGATCTTTGTGTTTTTAGCCGTGCGAAATTTGACAAGTGGCAAACCAGGCAAACTTCAGAACATTCTGGAATGGGTGATTGACTTAGTAAAAGGGCTTGTAGCCGAAAACATGGACTATAAAAAGGGTGCACCAATGCTCAGTTACCTGGTAACTCTGATCATGTTTATTTTTTTCTCGAATATGCTGGGCCTAATTCCTAATTTCTTTCAACCCATTTTTAAGCATGTAGAGTTCGCTGGTCTCAACGAAATATTCGGACACGCTACTTTGGCATCTCCGACTGCGGATATCAACACAACAATGGCTCTGGCCCTGCTGACAATCATTATCGTTATTTCACTGGGCATCAAGCATAAAGGGGTTCATTATTTTCATCATTTTATTGAACCTTTCCCGGTTTTCCTGCCGATTCACTTCATTGATTTGCTGTCTAAACCGATGACCATGGCTTTCCGTCTATTTGGTAATATCTTTGCAGGTGAAGTACTGATCAGCGTCATTTTGATGCTGCCTGGCAAATCGGTATTCGGTGGAATTCTCCCGATGCCTATTTGGCTTGGATTCAGCATCTTTATTGGGGCGATCCAGTCATTTGTATTTACAGTACTGACAATTGCTTATATTGCTCAAGCTGTAAGTACGGATCATTAA
- a CDS encoding F0F1 ATP synthase subunit delta, which yields MLNGALARRYAQALFEIAVEMSVLDRIDTELRDIAEIIDQNGEIGNVLNHPNISLQNKKELLENLFKGMGEITRSFLYLLVDRRRQNLVVYIQKEFTRLADEKRQVVEAKITSAAPLTPDQENKLKDIIVQSTGMQVRLLTDVDPGLIGGARLQISDRVMDGSIAAALMRMREELRKSSYKPQQEVGVS from the coding sequence ATGTTAAATGGAGCATTAGCTCGCAGATATGCGCAAGCCCTCTTTGAAATCGCGGTCGAGATGTCAGTCCTTGACCGGATTGATACTGAGTTGCGTGATATTGCGGAAATCATTGATCAGAACGGCGAGATAGGAAATGTACTGAATCACCCCAATATTTCCCTGCAAAATAAAAAAGAGCTTTTGGAAAACTTATTTAAGGGAATGGGGGAGATTACCAGGAGTTTTCTCTATCTGCTCGTTGACCGCAGAAGGCAGAACCTGGTTGTATATATTCAAAAAGAGTTTACGCGTTTGGCCGACGAAAAACGTCAGGTAGTCGAAGCGAAGATTACCAGTGCTGCCCCTCTGACACCGGATCAGGAGAATAAACTGAAAGACATCATTGTCCAATCAACAGGTATGCAAGTCAGGTTGTTGACTGATGTTGACCCAGGGTTGATCGGAGGAGCCAGGCTTCAAATTAGTGACCGTGTGATGGACGGCTCAATTGCCGCAGCGCTTATGCGCATGCGTGAAGAGTTGAGGAAATCATCGTATAAACCTCAGCAGGAAGTAGGGGTGAGCTAA
- a CDS encoding rod shape-determining protein encodes MFGMDLGIDLGTATILVYVRGKGVVLNEPSVVAIDKNTGRKIAVGEEARKMLGRTPGNIIAIRPMRDGVIADYETTEMMLKYLLKKAGIKIIPFVKNRVVVCIPSGVTEVEERAVKQAAFKAGAGKVKVVEEPYAAALGAGLDIYGPEGNMVVDIGGGTTDVAVLSLGGIVVKKSIRVGGDKLDEAIIRYIRKEHNLMIGERTAENIKIKVGSAVPEGKEEEEAAVEVKGRDLVTGLPKTVVVHSKDTYQAMEEGIEAIVSAVKDVLERTPPELSADILNKGIVMTGGGSMINGLDSRISRETGLAVTLADDPISCVALGTGKVLKTSFR; translated from the coding sequence ATGTTCGGGATGGATCTGGGAATTGACTTAGGAACGGCAACTATTCTCGTTTATGTACGGGGAAAAGGAGTTGTATTAAACGAGCCTTCAGTTGTAGCGATAGATAAAAATACAGGCCGGAAAATTGCTGTTGGTGAAGAGGCAAGAAAAATGCTGGGGAGAACACCGGGAAATATTATTGCGATCAGGCCAATGCGTGACGGGGTTATCGCAGATTATGAAACAACCGAAATGATGTTAAAATATCTTCTGAAAAAAGCGGGAATTAAAATCATTCCCTTTGTGAAGAATAGGGTTGTTGTGTGTATTCCTTCCGGGGTCACTGAAGTCGAGGAAAGAGCGGTTAAACAGGCGGCATTTAAAGCCGGAGCGGGCAAAGTCAAGGTTGTAGAAGAACCATATGCTGCGGCCCTGGGGGCCGGATTGGATATCTATGGTCCGGAAGGAAACATGGTGGTCGATATCGGCGGGGGGACCACGGATGTAGCTGTACTGAGTTTGGGCGGCATAGTGGTTAAGAAAAGTATCAGAGTTGGCGGGGATAAGCTTGATGAAGCGATTATCCGCTACATCAGAAAAGAACATAACTTAATGATTGGGGAGCGGACGGCGGAGAACATCAAGATCAAGGTCGGATCTGCGGTACCCGAAGGGAAAGAAGAAGAGGAAGCTGCCGTAGAGGTAAAAGGGAGAGACCTGGTGACCGGCCTACCCAAAACAGTGGTGGTCCATTCTAAAGATACCTACCAGGCAATGGAAGAAGGGATCGAAGCAATCGTATCGGCTGTTAAGGATGTACTGGAAAGGACGCCGCCGGAGCTCTCAGCGGATATATTAAACAAAGGGATCGTCATGACCGGCGGAGGTTCGATGATCAATGGGCTGGATAGCAGAATATCCAGAGAGACCGGCCTGGCGGTAACCTTGGCGGATGATCCGATTTCGTGTGTAGCTCTCGGTACGGGAAAAGTACTGAAAACATCCTTTAGATAA
- the spoIIID gene encoding sporulation transcriptional regulator SpoIIID — MQEHIKKRALDIGTYIMESSSTVRRTAEIFGVSKSTVHKDVTERLPQINKQLSAEVKNILDSNKAERHIRGGEATKRKYKHSSEED; from the coding sequence GTGCAGGAACATATAAAGAAAAGGGCCCTGGATATTGGCACTTATATTATGGAATCCAGCTCAACCGTTAGAAGAACAGCAGAAATATTTGGGGTATCAAAAAGCACGGTACATAAAGATGTGACAGAAAGATTGCCGCAAATCAATAAACAATTATCCGCTGAAGTTAAAAATATACTTGACAGCAACAAAGCAGAGAGGCATATCAGGGGAGGAGAAGCAACAAAAAGAAAATATAAACACTCCAGTGAAGAAGATTAA
- a CDS encoding WecB/TagA/CpsF family glycosyltransferase produces MDEVNILGVRIDGFRMSEVLTLVCQTIKSKKHLRIVTANPEILFRAEKNEELRNIVNGADLILADGVGIIWAAKVLEGVRLERLTGIDLATEIMAAADVEGRKVFLLGSKPGVAEEAASFLSKKYEKVQFMTHHGYFGKDEEEEIIGRIRNFSPDILLVGLGAPKQEQWIYNHPDLAYVSMGVGGSFDVLSGQVKRAPLWVRRLGLEWLYRLVSEPSRFKRQSILPVFVFAILRQKVKKNRPRQR; encoded by the coding sequence ATGGATGAAGTGAATATTTTGGGCGTACGGATCGATGGATTCCGGATGTCTGAAGTTCTGACACTTGTTTGTCAGACGATAAAGTCGAAGAAACATCTCCGGATTGTCACGGCCAATCCGGAGATTCTTTTCAGGGCGGAAAAGAATGAAGAGCTTAGAAATATTGTGAATGGTGCCGACCTCATTCTGGCGGACGGGGTCGGAATCATCTGGGCGGCAAAAGTCCTGGAAGGGGTCAGGCTGGAAAGGCTGACCGGGATAGACCTGGCCACAGAGATCATGGCTGCAGCGGATGTGGAGGGACGAAAAGTATTTTTGTTAGGGTCAAAACCCGGTGTAGCGGAGGAGGCAGCATCATTTCTCAGCAAGAAGTATGAAAAAGTTCAGTTTATGACTCATCATGGTTACTTCGGGAAGGATGAGGAAGAAGAGATCATAGGCAGGATCAGAAATTTTTCTCCGGATATTTTGTTGGTTGGACTAGGTGCGCCCAAACAGGAGCAATGGATCTACAATCATCCTGATTTAGCATATGTAAGTATGGGAGTAGGCGGCAGCTTCGATGTTCTTTCGGGACAAGTGAAAAGAGCTCCGTTATGGGTTCGCAGGCTTGGTCTGGAATGGTTGTATCGATTGGTTTCAGAGCCTTCCCGATTCAAGAGGCAGAGCATTTTACCGGTATTTGTCTTTGCCATTTTAAGACAAAAGGTAAAAAAAAATAGACCTCGCCAAAGATAG
- the atpF gene encoding F0F1 ATP synthase subunit B, giving the protein MNPLGIIFAHVVASEAASGEGGALIGFDYTLPAQMLSFLILVYILAKFAWRPLMDMMEKRRQFIEDNLSRAENERKEAEKIKKEYQEEMRKARQEAQEIINKATKISEERASEILAEARIDSEKTKQAALADIQRERDNAVLEVKAQVADMSVAVAEKILRAKLNLEGQETLIDQFIQEVGNKPC; this is encoded by the coding sequence TTGAACCCCTTAGGCATAATTTTTGCACATGTGGTTGCGTCAGAAGCTGCCAGTGGTGAAGGTGGAGCTCTTATCGGCTTTGACTATACACTGCCAGCCCAAATGCTTTCGTTCCTGATTCTTGTCTATATTCTGGCTAAATTTGCTTGGAGACCCCTGATGGATATGATGGAAAAACGCCGTCAGTTTATTGAGGATAATCTCTCTCGTGCCGAAAATGAGAGAAAAGAAGCCGAGAAAATCAAGAAAGAATATCAGGAAGAAATGCGCAAAGCCAGACAGGAAGCACAGGAGATCATTAATAAAGCGACGAAGATTAGTGAAGAACGTGCAAGTGAGATTCTGGCAGAAGCCCGCATAGATTCTGAAAAGACGAAGCAGGCCGCTCTGGCCGATATTCAACGGGAACGTGACAACGCTGTCTTGGAAGTGAAAGCTCAAGTGGCCGATATGTCTGTAGCCGTTGCCGAAAAGATTCTTCGGGCAAAACTTAATCTGGAAGGTCAGGAAACACTCATAGACCAATTTATTCAAGAGGTAGGGAATAAGCCATGTTAA
- the murA gene encoding UDP-N-acetylglucosamine 1-carboxyvinyltransferase, producing MSKFRIIGGKELEGKIDVSGAKNAVLPIIAACLLTKDKVVLEEVPDLLDVQVMCQVIEALGGKIKRNGEKLTVSIKDVGSVEAPFDLISKMRASIFIMGPMLARKGRVRISHPGGCAIGSRPINWHIKGLEAMGAEIRMDHGFLDVSAPRLKGTRIYFDFPSVGATENIMMAAVCAEGTTIIENAAQEPEIVDLATFINQMGGKIRGAGTNIIKIEGVKEFHGTTHTVIPDRIEAGTYILMAAACGGEVLVRNVIPAHLKPLLAKLDEAGVIYREEDEGIRVIGKGCFNAVDIKTQVHPGFPTDLQAPFLAMLTRAKGTSVVTETVFENRYMHVDELKRMGADIKIEGRSAIIQGVETLNAATVVASDLRAGASLVLAALTSGGVSEIRDIYHIDRGYENLEDKLKNIGAEIERID from the coding sequence TTGAGCAAATTCAGAATTATTGGCGGCAAGGAACTTGAAGGAAAAATTGATGTAAGCGGAGCCAAGAATGCGGTATTACCAATTATTGCGGCCTGCCTGCTGACAAAAGATAAAGTGGTTTTGGAAGAAGTCCCTGATTTGCTTGATGTTCAAGTGATGTGCCAGGTAATTGAAGCCTTGGGGGGAAAAATTAAACGCAATGGAGAGAAATTGACCGTCAGTATAAAAGATGTGGGAAGTGTTGAAGCACCGTTTGATCTGATCTCCAAAATGAGGGCCTCAATTTTTATTATGGGGCCGATGCTGGCCCGTAAAGGCAGAGTCAGAATATCTCACCCGGGGGGATGTGCCATTGGTTCACGTCCGATAAATTGGCATATTAAAGGCCTGGAAGCTATGGGAGCTGAGATTCGCATGGATCACGGCTTTCTTGATGTTTCAGCACCGAGATTAAAAGGAACCCGGATTTATTTTGACTTCCCCAGTGTCGGGGCTACAGAAAATATTATGATGGCTGCCGTTTGCGCGGAAGGAACGACAATTATAGAGAATGCGGCTCAGGAGCCGGAGATTGTAGATCTGGCTACATTTATTAATCAGATGGGCGGAAAAATACGCGGAGCGGGGACGAATATTATTAAAATTGAGGGAGTTAAAGAATTTCACGGGACGACTCATACCGTCATACCGGACCGCATAGAAGCAGGAACATATATTCTGATGGCAGCCGCCTGCGGAGGAGAAGTTTTGGTGCGCAATGTCATACCGGCCCATTTGAAACCGCTTTTAGCCAAATTAGACGAGGCCGGAGTAATCTATCGGGAAGAAGATGAAGGAATCAGGGTAATTGGTAAAGGCTGCTTTAACGCGGTAGATATAAAAACACAGGTTCACCCGGGGTTCCCAACGGACCTCCAAGCACCCTTCCTCGCTATGCTGACCAGAGCAAAAGGAACTTCTGTTGTCACAGAAACCGTGTTTGAAAACAGGTATATGCATGTGGATGAATTAAAGAGAATGGGAGCAGATATCAAGATTGAAGGCCGGAGCGCCATCATTCAGGGAGTAGAAACCCTCAATGCCGCGACAGTAGTAGCCAGCGATCTTCGGGCAGGTGCCTCATTGGTTTTAGCGGCATTGACATCCGGTGGAGTATCCGAAATCAGAGATATCTATCACATCGACCGGGGGTATGAGAACCTCGAAGATAAACTAAAAAATATCGGAGCGGAGATTGAACGGATAGACTGA
- the atpE gene encoding F0F1 ATP synthase subunit C: MDVSAAAMIGAGLAAGFAALGASLGNGNVISRAIEGTARQPEAKGSLQGMMFIGVGLIEALPLLTWVIALLMLFTK, from the coding sequence ATGGATGTAAGTGCTGCTGCTATGATAGGTGCAGGTCTTGCTGCTGGTTTTGCGGCTCTGGGAGCTTCTTTGGGTAATGGTAACGTTATTTCCAGGGCAATTGAAGGCACGGCTCGTCAGCCGGAAGCTAAAGGTTCATTGCAAGGTATGATGTTTATCGGTGTTGGTTTGATCGAAGCGCTTCCTCTTTTGACATGGGTTATCGCACTTCTCATGCTGTTTACAAAATAA
- the atpG gene encoding ATP synthase F1 subunit gamma — MAGIRDIRRRIRSVANMQQITKAMKMVAAAKLRKSQEKVVASRPYSKQIQDVLSRLVQVQTDVSHPLLEKRPVKKVGYILVTSDRGLCGGFNANLIRLTRSLLEENKGVNVGLVAVGRKGNDYFGKGRAEVIRSITGLGDNPDYGVARQVAQEVIKLYTSGELDEVYLVYSKFISVLTQEPSLQKLLPIESSGEKPAGLYTFEPEPQQMLERLLPKYIESQLFSALLESKAGEMGAKMTAMDSATENAKDMIAKLTLAMNRARQAAITKEISEIVGGAAALE, encoded by the coding sequence GTGGCAGGAATACGCGATATTCGCAGACGAATTCGCAGCGTAGCGAATATGCAGCAGATTACCAAAGCCATGAAAATGGTTGCTGCGGCAAAGTTGCGCAAGTCTCAGGAAAAAGTAGTCGCTTCCCGCCCATACTCCAAGCAGATTCAGGATGTCTTGTCCCGTTTGGTTCAAGTCCAGACTGATGTCAGTCATCCGCTTTTGGAAAAACGTCCGGTCAAAAAAGTAGGCTATATTCTGGTGACATCCGACAGAGGTCTTTGCGGAGGATTCAACGCAAACCTCATAAGACTGACGCGGAGTTTACTCGAAGAAAACAAGGGCGTAAATGTTGGGCTGGTAGCGGTAGGCCGCAAAGGCAATGATTATTTCGGCAAAGGCAGAGCCGAAGTAATCAGAAGTATTACCGGACTGGGTGATAATCCGGATTATGGTGTTGCTAGACAGGTTGCCCAGGAAGTTATTAAACTGTATACTTCCGGTGAACTGGATGAGGTTTACCTTGTTTATTCAAAGTTTATTTCAGTCCTGACTCAAGAGCCAAGCTTGCAGAAGCTCCTGCCTATTGAGTCCTCCGGCGAAAAGCCGGCAGGGTTGTATACCTTTGAACCTGAACCTCAGCAAATGCTGGAGAGACTGTTGCCAAAGTATATTGAATCCCAGCTTTTTAGTGCTTTGCTGGAAAGCAAAGCGGGGGAAATGGGAGCGAAGATGACTGCAATGGATTCGGCTACTGAGAATGCCAAGGATATGATTGCTAAATTAACACTGGCTATGAACAGAGCCCGCCAGGCAGCGATTACCAAGGAAATCTCGGAGATTGTCGGAGGAGCTGCGGCGCTGGAGTAG
- the spoIID gene encoding stage II sporulation protein D translates to MRIRRYIRIKKGLPIFLLAGTLCVLISFFIAAILNQIEKNQNDTVRVLMPDGKMKKMELEDYLVGVLAAEMPAEFEPEALKAQAVAARTYVLKRKEDSKDLADYDVDTTEKTQAWCSNREMSDKWGFFKYWQYKEKLSRAVQATKGKVITYRGKKIEALFFSSCGRKPTEFSQEVWGNKVNYLVSVSSEESNSARSAAKQDYDIPTFYQLLGIKDSAGSFSKTDIVVMQKTGSGRIKQLTVKGKRFESKDFRSKLKLNSTDFEWTVSQNKIIFTVYGKGHGVGMSQYGANDMAKAGRNFEEILKHYYTGTEISQVEK, encoded by the coding sequence GTGAGAATAAGAAGATACATCCGGATAAAAAAGGGTCTGCCTATTTTTTTGCTTGCAGGGACTTTATGTGTACTGATTTCTTTTTTTATTGCAGCTATCCTGAATCAGATTGAAAAGAACCAAAATGACACAGTTCGGGTTCTGATGCCGGATGGAAAAATGAAGAAGATGGAATTGGAGGATTATCTGGTTGGAGTATTGGCCGCAGAAATGCCGGCGGAATTTGAGCCTGAAGCTCTGAAAGCGCAGGCTGTAGCGGCAAGAACATATGTGCTGAAGAGAAAAGAAGACAGCAAGGATCTCGCGGATTATGATGTTGATACGACAGAAAAAACTCAAGCCTGGTGTTCTAACAGGGAAATGTCCGATAAATGGGGATTTTTTAAATATTGGCAATATAAAGAGAAGCTCTCTCGTGCGGTACAGGCAACAAAAGGGAAAGTAATCACTTACAGGGGAAAAAAAATAGAGGCATTATTCTTTAGCAGCTGCGGACGCAAGCCTACGGAATTTTCCCAGGAAGTCTGGGGCAATAAAGTGAATTACTTAGTCAGTGTTTCTTCCGAAGAGAGCAATTCGGCACGATCTGCGGCCAAGCAGGATTATGATATTCCAACCTTCTATCAGCTTTTGGGAATCAAGGACTCTGCGGGCAGTTTCAGTAAAACTGATATTGTTGTGATGCAAAAAACGGGTTCAGGCAGGATAAAACAATTAACGGTTAAGGGCAAACGATTTGAAAGCAAGGATTTCCGCTCCAAATTGAAATTGAATTCCACGGACTTTGAATGGACAGTGAGTCAGAATAAAATCATCTTTACTGTTTACGGTAAAGGACATGGAGTTGGAATGTCCCAGTATGGCGCAAATGATATGGCTAAAGCAGGGAGAAACTTCGAGGAGATCCTCAAGCATTATTACACAGGAACCGAAATCAGCCAGGTGGAAAAATAG